A single region of the Sphaeramia orbicularis chromosome 6, fSphaOr1.1, whole genome shotgun sequence genome encodes:
- the smad6b gene encoding mothers against decapentaplegic homolog 6b has product MFRTKRSGLVRRLWRSRLIPDKEGEDGNGKTSEGCRDDLFGNNPEKIPKTEFRPMTPSGSLVGDTGGVCARSPVESCGLGVTSDQDGGALCNQGQGSPRSLQDSECRTVTCCLFKDRDHSELRGPETAQGTRDPGSCHFVLRNLGSRESGSPEAQEAMPRTVLEQELKSATYSLLKRLKEKALDTLLEAVESRGGMPSDCVMVSRTELRLGGHVASPQLLVCKLYRWSDLQHSAQLKPLCECRSFGTLDSPTVCCNPYHYSRLCGPESPPPPYSRLSPNEEHKPLDLSDSTLSYTETEAASSPNITPGEFSDASMSPDAPKQSHWCNVAYWEHRTRVGRLYTVYEHSVSIFYDLPQGTGFCLGQLNLEHRSSTVQRTRGKIGYGILLSKEPDGVWAYNRSEHPIFVNSPTLDVPNSRTLVVRKVMPGYSIKVFDYERSCLLRHTTEADLLDGPYDPNSVRISFAKGWGPCYSRQFITSCPCWLEILLNNHR; this is encoded by the exons ATGTTCAGGACGAAACGCTCAGGTCTTGTGCGGCGACTCTGGAGAAGCCGTTTGATCCCAGATAAAGAAGGGGAAGATGGAAATGGCAAAACTAGTGAGGGCTGTAGGGACGATCTGTTCGGCAACAACCCAGAGAAAATTCCCAAAACGGAGTTCAGACCGATGACCCCTAGCGGGTCTCTTGTAGGGGACACAGGGGGTGTGTGCGCCCGGAGCCCCGTGGAGAGCTGCGGCCTGGGGGTCACGTCGGACCAAGATGGGGGTGCATTGTGCAACCAGGGGCAGGGAAGCCCCCGGTCCCTGCAGGACAGCGAATGCAGGACAGTGACGTGCTGCTTATTTAAAGACCGAGACCACTCCGAGCTTAGGGGTCCAGAGACGGCTCAGGGTACCAGGGATCCGGGGTCGTGTCATTTCGTGCTGAGGAACCTCGGATCACGGGAAAGCGGCTCTCCTGAGGCGCAGGAGGCGATGCCACGCACGGTGTTAGAGCAAGAACTGAAGTCAGCCACATATTCTCTTTTAAAAAGGCTAAAAGAGAAGGCACTGGATACCTTACTGGAAGCAGTGGAGTCCAGAGGAGGGATGCCGAGCGACTGTGTTATGGTTTCCCGGACAGAGCTGCGGCTGGGCGGCCATGTGGCATCTCCACAGCTGCTTGTGTGTAAACTGTACCGATGGTCTGACCTCCAGCACTCAGCCCAGCTCAAACCACTCTGTGAGTGCAGGAGCTTTGGGACCCTGGACAGTCCGACAGTATGCTGCAACCCTTATCACTACAGCCGACTCTGTGGGCCAG AGTCACCCCCACCCCCTTATTCGAGGCTTTCCCCTAATGAAGAACACAAGCCACTGG ATCTGTCAGACTCCACATTGTCTTACACTGAAACTGAGGCAGCCAGCTCACCAAACATCACACCGGGGGAATTCTCAG ATGCCAGTATGTCGCCTGATGCCCCTAAGCAGAGCCACTGGTGTAATGTGGCGTACTGGGAGCACCGAACACGTGTGGGTCGCCTCTACACAGTGTACGAGCACTCCGTCAGCATCTTCTATGATCTACCTCAGGGCACGGGCTTCTGCCTGGGCCAGCTCAACCTGGAACACCGCAGCAGCACTGTTCAGCGCACACGAGGCAAAATCGGCTATGGCATTCTCCTTAGCAAAGAGCCAGACGGCGTTTGGGCGTATAACCGGAGTGAACACCCTATATTTGTCAACTCGCCTACTCTGGATGTGCCTAACAGTAGAACTCTGGTGGTGCGCAAGGTGATGCCAGGCTACTCCATCAAGGTGTTTGACTATGAGCGTTCATGCCTCCTAAGACACACGACAGAAGCTGACCTCCTGGACGGTCCCTATGACCCCAACAGTGTGCGCATCAGTTTTGCTAAGGGCTGGGGCCCCTGCTACTCAAGACAGTTCATCACCTCCTGCCCATGCTGGTTGGAGATCCTCCTCAACAACCACAGATAA